One genomic window of Geodermatophilus sp. DSM 44513 includes the following:
- a CDS encoding NUDIX hydrolase, whose protein sequence is MTRPTAPAEPKQAATVVLLRDGVPGLEVYLLRRTRGMPFAGGMTAYPGGSVDPRDGDVETAWAGPPPAEWAHAFGCDERLARELVCAAVRETFEEAGVLLAGAPDGGDVVPDVSGEEWEAQRQALLVRELSLAELLAGRGLALRSDLLRPFAHWITPPAEPRRYDTKFFAAALPVGQEARHVTGEADEVSWLTPSAALAEMSAGTRPMLPPTIHTLGQLEPFADVATALAGSPPEPLHPITPSFTDEPDGRWAVLPDGTRIRLVVPLPS, encoded by the coding sequence ATGACGCGCCCCACCGCCCCCGCGGAGCCGAAGCAGGCGGCGACCGTGGTGCTGCTCCGCGACGGCGTCCCCGGCCTGGAGGTCTACCTGCTGCGGCGCACCCGTGGCATGCCGTTCGCCGGCGGCATGACCGCCTACCCCGGTGGCAGCGTGGACCCGCGTGACGGCGACGTCGAGACGGCCTGGGCCGGCCCGCCGCCGGCGGAGTGGGCGCACGCCTTCGGGTGCGACGAGCGGCTGGCCCGCGAGCTGGTCTGCGCCGCGGTCCGCGAGACGTTCGAGGAGGCCGGGGTGCTGCTCGCCGGGGCGCCCGACGGCGGGGACGTCGTGCCGGACGTCTCCGGCGAGGAGTGGGAGGCCCAGCGGCAGGCCCTGCTGGTCCGCGAGCTGTCCCTCGCCGAGCTGCTCGCCGGCCGCGGCCTGGCGCTGCGGTCGGACCTGCTGCGGCCCTTCGCGCACTGGATCACCCCGCCGGCCGAGCCGCGGCGCTACGACACCAAGTTCTTCGCCGCCGCGCTGCCGGTCGGCCAGGAGGCGCGGCACGTCACCGGCGAGGCCGACGAGGTGAGCTGGCTGACGCCGTCCGCCGCGCTGGCCGAGATGTCGGCCGGTACCCGACCCATGCTGCCGCCGACGATCCACACCCTCGGGCAGCTGGAGCCCTTCGCCGACGTGGCGACGGCGCTCGCCGGGTCACCGCCGGAGCCGCTGCACCCGATCACCCCGTCGTTCACCGACGAGCCCGACGGCCGCTGGGCCGTGCTGCCCGACGGCACCCGCATCCGCTTGGTCGTGCCGCTCCCGTCCTGA
- a CDS encoding Crp/Fnr family transcriptional regulator, which translates to MDEVLAQSGLFQGLPAESVDPVASRLETVTLPRGRVVFNEGEPGDSLYIVISGKIKLSRRAPDGRENVLAVMGPSDQFGELSVFDPGPRTATATAVTDVKLARMPQSVLRPWIEAHPEVGERLLHVLARRLRRTNDSVADLIFTDVPGRVAKALLQMADRFGSREGEGLRVKHDLTQEELAQLVGASRETVNKALADFVHRGWIQLQGKSVVVLDEERLRRRAR; encoded by the coding sequence GTGGACGAGGTGCTGGCCCAGTCGGGGCTCTTCCAGGGACTGCCGGCGGAATCGGTGGACCCGGTCGCGAGCCGCCTGGAGACCGTGACGCTCCCCCGCGGCCGCGTCGTCTTCAACGAGGGCGAGCCGGGCGACAGCCTCTACATCGTCATCTCCGGCAAGATCAAGCTGTCCCGCCGGGCACCGGACGGCCGGGAGAACGTGCTGGCCGTAATGGGCCCGTCGGACCAGTTCGGCGAGCTGTCGGTGTTCGACCCCGGCCCGCGGACGGCGACGGCCACCGCCGTCACCGACGTCAAGCTGGCCCGCATGCCGCAGTCGGTGCTGCGCCCGTGGATCGAGGCGCACCCCGAGGTCGGCGAGCGGCTGCTGCACGTGCTGGCCCGCCGGCTGCGCCGCACCAACGACTCGGTCGCGGACCTCATCTTCACCGACGTCCCCGGGCGGGTGGCCAAGGCGCTGCTGCAGATGGCCGACCGGTTCGGCAGCCGCGAGGGCGAGGGCCTGCGCGTCAAGCACGACCTCACCCAGGAGGAGCTGGCCCAGCTGGTCGGCGCCTCGCGGGAGACGGTGAACAAGGCGCTGGCCGACTTCGTGCACCGCGGCTGGATCCAGCTGCAGGGCAAGTCGGTGGTCGTCCTCGACGAGGAGCGCCTGCGCCGCCGCGCGCGATGA
- the nth gene encoding endonuclease III — protein MSTPAARPAYARPVPPRARRAAARGGSPFDPAETPLARTRRARRMARELALIHPDAHCELDFTNAFELLVATVLSAQTTDKTVNKVTPALFARFPDAQALAGADRAELETILKPTGFFRAKAASVLGLAQALVERFDGEVPGRMADLITLPGVGRKTANVVLGNAFGVPGLTVDTHFGRLVRRFGWTAEEDPVKVETQVAELVPKRDWTMFSHRVIFHGRRVCHARKAACGACGLAQWCPSYGIGPTDPEVAATLVKTPAASDTE, from the coding sequence GTGTCGACGCCTGCCGCCCGGCCCGCCTACGCCCGGCCCGTCCCGCCGCGCGCCCGTCGAGCAGCCGCCCGGGGTGGCTCCCCGTTCGACCCGGCGGAGACGCCACTGGCGCGCACCCGGCGGGCCCGGCGGATGGCCCGCGAGCTGGCACTGATCCACCCCGACGCGCACTGCGAGCTGGACTTCACCAACGCCTTCGAGCTGCTGGTGGCCACCGTGCTCTCCGCGCAGACCACCGACAAGACCGTCAACAAGGTCACCCCCGCGCTGTTCGCCCGCTTCCCCGACGCCCAGGCGCTCGCCGGGGCCGACCGCGCCGAGCTGGAGACCATCCTCAAGCCCACCGGCTTCTTCCGGGCCAAGGCCGCCTCGGTGCTGGGTCTGGCGCAGGCACTCGTCGAGCGCTTCGACGGCGAGGTGCCCGGCCGGATGGCCGACCTGATCACCCTGCCCGGCGTGGGCCGCAAGACCGCCAACGTCGTCCTCGGCAACGCCTTCGGCGTCCCCGGGCTCACCGTCGACACCCACTTCGGCCGGCTGGTGCGCCGGTTCGGCTGGACGGCGGAGGAGGACCCGGTGAAGGTCGAGACCCAGGTCGCCGAGCTGGTGCCCAAGCGCGACTGGACGATGTTCAGCCACCGGGTGATCTTCCACGGCCGGCGGGTCTGCCACGCCAGGAAGGCGGCCTGCGGCGCCTGCGGCCTCGCGCAGTGGTGCCCGTCGTACGGGATCGGGCCGACCGACCCGGAGGTCGCGGCCACGCTGGTCAAGACCCCGGCCGCCTCCGACACCGAATGA
- a CDS encoding TlpA disulfide reductase family protein, with product MSARSRTAAGALALGLALAGCTAAADQPDAAPSTPPVGNTTAACPEQPGEAATGDAVLADVTVDCLGGGRLHLGQAQGVPTVVNLWATWCGPCREELPLVQELADRAGDRLKVVGLVTKDTAGNGASFAADAGITMPTGVDAEGLLVDAQQLPALPYTYLLRADGSVAHLQMRPVTSVGELEALVAEHLGVTP from the coding sequence ATGAGCGCGCGCAGCAGGACGGCGGCCGGCGCGCTGGCGCTCGGGCTCGCGCTGGCCGGGTGCACCGCGGCCGCGGACCAGCCGGACGCCGCGCCGTCCACCCCACCCGTCGGGAACACCACGGCCGCCTGCCCCGAGCAGCCCGGGGAGGCGGCCACCGGCGACGCGGTGCTCGCCGACGTGACCGTGGACTGCCTGGGCGGCGGCCGGCTGCACCTCGGCCAGGCGCAGGGCGTGCCCACGGTGGTGAACCTGTGGGCCACCTGGTGCGGGCCCTGCCGGGAGGAGCTGCCCCTGGTGCAGGAGCTCGCCGACCGCGCCGGTGACCGGCTCAAGGTGGTCGGGCTGGTCACCAAGGACACGGCCGGCAACGGCGCCTCCTTCGCCGCGGACGCCGGCATCACGATGCCCACCGGGGTGGACGCCGAGGGCCTGCTCGTCGACGCCCAGCAGCTGCCCGCCCTGCCGTACACCTACCTCCTCCGTGCCGACGGCTCGGTCGCCCACCTGCAGATGCGGCCGGTCACCTCGGTGGGGGAGCTGGAGGCGCTGGTCGCCGAGCACCTCGGGGTGACACCGTGA
- a CDS encoding CoA pyrophosphatase, which yields MTTADLPADLPTYLHRLLAAGDDLPLRHRMPRPTATARRSAVLILFGEGPRGADVLLIEKSAHLRTHAGQPAFPGGGADPGDDYPVGTALREAEEEAGIDPDGVRVLATLPELFLGPSDNLVVPVVAWWDDPRDVTVGDPREVARVARVPLADLVDPANRFRARHPSGYVGPAFGVAGMVVWGFTGGLLDAVLEAAGLTRPWDTSDVRPLPALGVRRPQLPGTLDPVDEEDAAAPTVADPAPDGPSARTVPPR from the coding sequence GTGACCACGGCCGACCTGCCCGCGGACCTGCCCACCTACCTGCACCGGCTGCTCGCGGCCGGCGACGACCTCCCGCTGCGGCACCGGATGCCCCGGCCGACGGCGACCGCCCGCCGCTCGGCGGTCCTCATCCTCTTCGGCGAGGGACCGCGCGGCGCCGACGTCCTGCTCATCGAGAAGTCCGCCCACCTGCGCACCCACGCCGGGCAGCCGGCGTTCCCCGGCGGCGGCGCCGACCCCGGGGACGACTACCCGGTCGGCACCGCGCTGCGCGAGGCGGAGGAGGAGGCCGGCATCGACCCCGACGGGGTCCGGGTGCTGGCGACCCTGCCCGAGCTGTTCCTCGGCCCCTCGGACAACCTGGTCGTCCCGGTCGTGGCGTGGTGGGACGACCCGCGCGACGTCACCGTGGGCGACCCGCGCGAGGTGGCCCGGGTGGCGCGGGTCCCGCTGGCCGACCTCGTCGACCCGGCCAACCGCTTCCGCGCCCGCCACCCGTCGGGCTACGTCGGCCCGGCGTTCGGCGTCGCCGGCATGGTGGTCTGGGGCTTCACCGGGGGGCTGCTGGACGCCGTCCTCGAGGCCGCGGGGCTGACCCGGCCCTGGGACACCTCCGACGTGCGGCCCCTGCCGGCGCTCGGCGTCCGCCGTCCCCAGCTGCCCGGCACCCTCGACCCGGTGGACGAGGAGGACGCCGCCGCGCCGACGGTCGCCGACCCCGCACCCGACGGCCCGTCTGCGCGTACGGTTCCCCCGCGATGA
- a CDS encoding plastocyanin/azurin family copper-binding protein, with protein sequence MLALAVALLAGCGGGGGTAGPDAAPSSSGPALGTVTTAPDGVQEVTLQTQDDYVFTPDAFTVAPGPVRLTVVNAAEQLTHNFRFTPDAGPEPIDPEIPLLTVGESRTIEFTVTTPGEYGFECSFHTQLQQYGTMTVSG encoded by the coding sequence GTGCTCGCTCTCGCGGTGGCCCTGCTGGCCGGCTGCGGCGGTGGCGGCGGGACGGCCGGGCCGGACGCGGCGCCGTCCTCGTCGGGGCCGGCCCTGGGCACGGTGACCACCGCGCCGGACGGCGTCCAGGAGGTCACCCTGCAGACGCAGGACGACTACGTGTTCACCCCGGACGCGTTCACCGTGGCGCCCGGCCCGGTGCGGCTGACGGTGGTCAACGCCGCCGAGCAGCTGACGCACAACTTCCGCTTCACCCCCGACGCCGGGCCCGAGCCGATCGACCCGGAGATCCCGCTGCTGACGGTGGGGGAGAGCCGCACCATCGAGTTCACCGTCACCACGCCGGGCGAGTACGGCTTCGAGTGCAGCTTCCACACACAGCTGCAGCAGTACGGCACGATGACGGTCAGCGGCTAG
- a CDS encoding MarP family serine protease: MSVVDLVLIGLALAFALSGFRQGVIVSATSFFGFFGGAVLGAQLSGPVADRFDGTATSRVFVALVVVLAVALLGQVVAGAVGRAVRRRVTWQPAEVVDSVAGALLSAVAVLLVAWMVATPLANAPFPGVSTQVKQSALVQAVDRAVPDGVRVVYDSLREAIDRNGLPDVLDPLTPTQVPDVPAPDPALMGSPVVRSVAGSVVQISGVAPSCSRQIDGSGFVYATERVMTNAHVLAGVADPVVTAEGEDYDAVPVYVDEAADVAVLAVPGLPQVPLTFADEPAGSGDDAIIMGYPGGGGLFVGPARVRQRTDISGPDFRNEQTVVRDVYALRGEVRAGNSGGPLFDPEGQVLGVVFASAIDDPLTGYALTYEEVQDAAAIGTASSAPVATGACE, translated from the coding sequence ATGTCGGTCGTCGACCTCGTCCTCATCGGGCTGGCGCTGGCGTTCGCCCTGTCCGGGTTCCGCCAGGGTGTGATCGTCTCGGCCACGTCCTTCTTCGGCTTCTTCGGCGGCGCGGTCCTGGGCGCCCAGCTGTCCGGGCCGGTCGCCGACCGGTTCGACGGGACGGCGACCTCCCGGGTGTTCGTCGCGCTGGTCGTCGTCCTGGCCGTCGCGCTGCTGGGCCAGGTGGTCGCCGGCGCGGTCGGGCGGGCGGTGCGCCGCCGGGTGACCTGGCAGCCGGCCGAGGTCGTGGACTCCGTCGCCGGGGCGCTGCTGTCGGCGGTGGCCGTCCTGCTGGTCGCCTGGATGGTCGCCACGCCGCTGGCGAACGCGCCCTTCCCGGGGGTCTCCACGCAGGTCAAGCAGTCGGCGCTGGTGCAGGCGGTGGACCGCGCCGTCCCCGACGGTGTCCGGGTGGTCTACGACTCGCTGCGGGAGGCGATCGACCGCAACGGGCTGCCCGACGTGCTGGACCCGCTGACCCCCACCCAGGTGCCCGACGTCCCCGCGCCGGACCCGGCGCTCATGGGCAGCCCGGTGGTGCGGTCGGTGGCCGGGTCGGTGGTGCAGATCAGCGGGGTGGCGCCGTCGTGCTCCCGGCAGATCGACGGCTCCGGGTTCGTCTACGCCACGGAGCGGGTGATGACCAACGCGCACGTGCTCGCCGGCGTCGCCGACCCGGTGGTCACCGCGGAGGGCGAGGACTACGACGCCGTCCCGGTGTACGTCGACGAGGCGGCCGACGTCGCGGTGCTGGCCGTGCCGGGGTTGCCGCAGGTGCCGCTGACCTTCGCCGACGAGCCGGCCGGGTCCGGGGACGACGCGATCATCATGGGCTACCCCGGCGGCGGCGGTCTGTTCGTCGGGCCGGCGCGGGTGCGCCAGCGGACCGACATCAGCGGCCCGGACTTCCGCAACGAGCAGACCGTGGTGCGCGACGTGTACGCGCTGCGCGGTGAGGTGCGCGCCGGCAACTCCGGCGGGCCGCTGTTCGACCCGGAGGGCCAGGTGCTCGGCGTCGTGTTCGCCTCGGCGATCGACGACCCGCTGACCGGTTATGCGCTCACCTACGAGGAGGTGCAGGACGCCGCCGCGATCGGCACCGCCTCGTCGGCCCCGGTGGCGACCGGCGCCTGCGAGTAA
- a CDS encoding alpha/beta fold hydrolase translates to MTPADEEPPDATSVLLPGPWTHRDLSANGVRLHVAEAGEGPLVLLLHGFPEFWWAWRAQLPALAAAGFRAVAPDLRGYGGSDKPPRGYDLPTAAADVAALVRALGEQDAVVVGHDWGGLVAWTMAALHPRSVRRLSVLSMAHPRQLRAALRDRAQRRALRHVLGFQLPRLPERRLTRTDDDPVAELLRRWAGPGWTSTADFALAVARYRSAARIPQAAYGSMEYFRWAGRSQIRPDGWRYARRMAAPVTAPTLQLHGALDTCVLPASARGSGRYVAGAYAWRELPDVGHFPHEEVPDEVNAALLDWLR, encoded by the coding sequence GTGACCCCCGCCGACGAGGAGCCGCCGGACGCCACCAGCGTCCTGCTGCCCGGCCCCTGGACGCACCGCGACCTGTCGGCCAACGGCGTCCGGCTGCACGTCGCCGAGGCCGGCGAGGGGCCGCTGGTGCTGCTGCTGCACGGGTTCCCCGAGTTCTGGTGGGCCTGGCGGGCGCAGCTGCCGGCACTGGCCGCGGCCGGCTTCCGCGCCGTGGCCCCGGACCTGCGCGGCTACGGCGGCAGCGACAAGCCGCCGCGCGGCTACGACCTGCCGACGGCCGCCGCGGACGTCGCCGCGCTGGTCCGCGCCCTCGGTGAGCAGGACGCCGTCGTGGTCGGGCACGACTGGGGTGGGCTGGTGGCCTGGACGATGGCCGCGCTGCACCCGCGCAGCGTCCGCCGGCTGTCCGTGCTGTCGATGGCCCACCCCCGGCAGCTGCGCGCCGCGCTGCGCGACCGGGCCCAGCGCCGGGCACTGCGGCACGTGCTGGGCTTCCAGCTCCCGCGGCTGCCCGAGCGGCGGCTGACCCGCACCGACGACGACCCGGTCGCCGAGCTGCTGCGCCGCTGGGCCGGCCCGGGGTGGACGTCGACCGCGGACTTCGCGCTGGCCGTCGCCCGCTACCGGTCGGCCGCCCGCATCCCGCAGGCCGCCTACGGCTCGATGGAGTACTTCCGCTGGGCCGGCCGCTCCCAGATCCGCCCCGACGGGTGGCGCTACGCCCGCCGGATGGCCGCCCCGGTGACCGCCCCGACGCTGCAGCTGCACGGCGCGCTGGACACCTGCGTGCTGCCGGCGTCCGCCCGCGGCTCGGGCCGGTACGTGGCCGGCGCCTACGCGTGGCGGGAGCTGCCCGACGTCGGCCACTTCCCCCACGAGGAGGTCCCCGACGAGGTCAACGCCGCCCTCCTCGACTGGCTTCGCTGA
- a CDS encoding phage holin family protein, whose amino-acid sequence MAHTAPSSPSGARSTRADEPSVGTLVQSAMADVSTLIRSEIELAKAEIGSSAKKAGIGAGALAAAGVLLAFSGVFLFIAIAEFLTWLGLERWISYVIVWFLLVLLAAVAALVGRSSLKKIEKPERTIETLRDLPEVVHREAPGQRRREVPTVSNGRVQLPGREDYTV is encoded by the coding sequence GTGGCCCACACCGCACCGTCGAGCCCGTCCGGGGCCCGCAGCACCCGCGCGGACGAGCCCTCGGTCGGCACCCTCGTGCAGAGCGCCATGGCCGACGTCTCGACGCTGATCCGCAGCGAGATCGAGCTGGCCAAGGCCGAGATCGGCTCGTCGGCGAAGAAGGCCGGCATCGGCGCCGGGGCCCTCGCCGCCGCCGGTGTCCTGCTGGCCTTCTCCGGCGTCTTCCTCTTCATCGCGATCGCGGAGTTCCTCACCTGGCTGGGCCTGGAGCGCTGGATCTCCTACGTCATCGTGTGGTTCCTCCTGGTGCTGCTCGCGGCGGTCGCCGCCCTGGTCGGCCGCAGCTCGCTGAAGAAGATCGAGAAGCCCGAGCGCACCATCGAGACGCTGCGCGACCTGCCCGAGGTCGTGCACCGCGAGGCCCCCGGCCAGCGCCGCCGCGAGGTGCCCACCGTCAGCAACGGCCGGGTGCAGCTGCCCGGCCGCGAGGACTACACCGTCTGA
- the acs gene encoding acetate--CoA ligase, which produces MSESTEVAGRRFPVLDQVAAQANVGPDAHERAAQDRLGFWAEAADRLSWAQRWDEVLDWTNPPFAKWFVGGKLNVAYNCVDRHVEAGHGEQVAYHWEGEPGDTRTITYAQLKDEVSRAANALVELGVQAGDRVAIYLPMIPEAVISMLACARIGAVHMVVFGGFSADALASRLDDSGAVLVITSDGGYRRGAPSALKPAVDDAVSRSPGVRTVVVVKRTEQDVEWTEGRDLWWHDVVARQSAEHTPEAFDAEHPLYIMYTSGTTAKPKGILHTSGGYLTQVAYTHWATFDLKPDSDVYWTAADVGWVTGHSYIVYGPLANRATSVMYEGTPETPHRGRWFELIQKYGVTILYTAPTVIRTFMKWGEDVPAGFDLSTLRLLGSVGEPINPEAWLWYHEHIGGGRCPIMDTWWQTETGAHMITPLPGVTSLKPGSAQTPFPGISAKVVDDEGKELGDDATGLLVLTEPWPSMLRTIWGDDDRYVDTYWSRFGTQVYFAGDGAKKDADGDIWLLGRVDDVMNVSGHRISTTEVESSLVAHPTVAEAAVVGASDPTTGQGIVAFVILRGSAQDSGDDLVQTLRSHVAKDIGPIAKPRQIMVVQELPKTRSGKIMRRLLRDVAENRELGDVTTLTDDSVMNLIKDKLPANASSED; this is translated from the coding sequence ATGAGCGAGTCGACCGAAGTGGCGGGCCGCCGGTTCCCGGTGCTGGACCAGGTGGCGGCACAGGCCAACGTGGGTCCCGACGCCCACGAGCGGGCCGCGCAGGACCGGCTGGGCTTCTGGGCCGAGGCGGCCGACCGGCTGAGCTGGGCGCAGCGGTGGGACGAGGTGCTGGACTGGACCAACCCGCCGTTCGCCAAGTGGTTCGTGGGCGGGAAGCTCAACGTCGCCTACAACTGCGTGGACCGCCACGTCGAGGCCGGGCACGGCGAGCAGGTCGCCTACCACTGGGAGGGCGAGCCCGGCGACACCCGCACGATCACCTACGCCCAGCTCAAGGACGAGGTCTCCCGCGCCGCCAACGCCCTCGTCGAGCTCGGCGTGCAGGCCGGTGACCGGGTCGCCATCTACCTGCCGATGATCCCCGAGGCGGTCATCTCGATGCTCGCCTGCGCGCGCATCGGCGCCGTCCACATGGTGGTGTTCGGCGGGTTCTCCGCCGACGCGCTGGCCAGCCGGCTCGACGACTCCGGCGCCGTCCTGGTGATCACCTCCGACGGCGGGTACCGCCGCGGCGCGCCGTCGGCGCTCAAGCCGGCCGTGGACGACGCGGTGTCCCGCAGCCCCGGCGTCCGCACCGTGGTCGTCGTCAAGCGCACCGAGCAGGACGTCGAGTGGACCGAGGGCCGCGACCTGTGGTGGCACGACGTCGTGGCCCGGCAGTCGGCCGAGCACACGCCCGAGGCCTTCGACGCCGAGCACCCGCTCTACATCATGTACACGTCGGGGACGACGGCGAAGCCCAAGGGCATCCTGCACACCTCCGGCGGCTACCTGACCCAGGTCGCCTACACGCACTGGGCGACCTTCGACCTCAAGCCCGACAGCGACGTCTACTGGACCGCCGCCGACGTCGGCTGGGTCACCGGCCACAGCTACATCGTCTACGGGCCGCTGGCCAACCGGGCCACCAGCGTCATGTACGAGGGAACGCCGGAGACCCCGCACCGCGGCCGCTGGTTCGAGCTGATCCAGAAGTACGGCGTGACGATCCTCTACACCGCACCCACGGTGATCCGGACGTTCATGAAGTGGGGCGAGGACGTCCCGGCCGGCTTCGACCTGTCCACGCTGCGGCTGCTCGGCTCGGTCGGTGAGCCGATCAACCCCGAGGCGTGGCTGTGGTACCACGAGCACATCGGCGGCGGCCGCTGCCCGATCATGGACACCTGGTGGCAGACCGAGACCGGTGCGCACATGATCACCCCGCTGCCCGGCGTGACCAGCCTCAAGCCCGGCTCCGCGCAGACCCCCTTCCCGGGCATCTCGGCCAAGGTGGTCGACGACGAGGGCAAGGAGCTCGGCGACGACGCCACCGGGCTGCTGGTGCTCACCGAGCCGTGGCCGTCGATGCTGCGCACCATCTGGGGCGACGACGACCGCTACGTCGACACCTACTGGTCGCGGTTCGGCACGCAGGTCTACTTCGCCGGGGACGGCGCCAAGAAGGACGCCGACGGCGACATCTGGCTGCTCGGCCGGGTGGACGACGTCATGAACGTGTCCGGGCACCGGATCTCCACCACCGAGGTGGAGTCCTCGCTGGTGGCCCACCCGACGGTGGCCGAGGCCGCGGTCGTGGGCGCCAGCGACCCGACCACCGGGCAGGGCATCGTGGCCTTCGTCATCCTGCGCGGCAGCGCCCAGGACTCCGGCGACGACCTGGTGCAGACCCTGCGCAGCCACGTGGCCAAGGACATCGGCCCGATCGCCAAGCCCCGCCAGATCATGGTGGTGCAGGAGCTGCCCAAGACCCGGTCGGGCAAGATCATGCGCCGGCTGCTGCGCGACGTCGCGGAGAACCGGGAGCTCGGTGACGTCACCACGCTGACCGACGACTCGGTGATGAACCTGATCAAGGACAAGCTCCCGGCCAACGCGTCCTCCGAGGACTGA
- a CDS encoding (2Fe-2S)-binding protein has protein sequence MTSGLQAAVAARVPGAAALGLVVPPSTDAVPAVLLADRDWTAARLAALGARYAVDHRAPGDRRVLATVWWYSASSVLLTPALAGLATGLPLSARLADTSVALLGGGTPIAATSSAPGGDTAAELRETLAAVVDTVAAVGGVRPRPLWAVAADSLANRLLALGRALGEEDRLTALAAPLAAALGPPLPAPRYVDVTGVRFTRRVSCCLLYRLPPEPLCTSCPRRPAAERQVLLEDTAARMA, from the coding sequence GTGACGTCAGGGCTGCAGGCGGCGGTGGCCGCACGGGTGCCCGGGGCGGCGGCGCTCGGCCTGGTCGTGCCCCCGTCGACGGACGCCGTCCCCGCCGTGCTGCTCGCCGACCGGGACTGGACTGCCGCCCGGCTGGCCGCGCTCGGGGCGCGCTACGCCGTCGACCACCGGGCCCCCGGAGACCGGCGGGTGCTGGCCACGGTGTGGTGGTACTCCGCGTCCTCGGTGCTGCTCACCCCCGCGCTGGCCGGGCTGGCCACCGGGCTGCCGCTGTCGGCCCGGCTGGCGGACACGTCCGTGGCCCTGCTCGGCGGGGGGACGCCGATCGCCGCGACGTCGTCCGCCCCGGGCGGGGACACCGCCGCCGAGCTGCGGGAGACGCTGGCCGCCGTCGTCGACACCGTGGCCGCGGTGGGAGGCGTGCGCCCGCGGCCGCTGTGGGCGGTCGCGGCCGACTCGCTGGCCAACCGGCTGCTCGCGCTGGGCCGGGCGCTCGGCGAGGAGGACCGGCTCACCGCCCTGGCCGCGCCGCTGGCCGCCGCGCTCGGGCCGCCCCTGCCGGCGCCCCGCTACGTCGACGTCACCGGCGTCCGGTTCACCCGGCGGGTGTCGTGCTGCCTGCTGTACCGGCTGCCGCCCGAGCCGCTGTGCACCTCCTGCCCCCGCCGGCCGGCCGCCGAGCGGCAGGTGCTGCTCGAGGACACCGCGGCGCGGATGGCCTGA
- a CDS encoding M48 family metalloprotease, which yields MATDEREDEARLLRARLRVLAARSGLPLPALDVVEDPRGRLLPATVQGGADGEDHVVVSSTLLRETPDAQTWHLATALGHWASPVPRRRRRQGWVVGGLLATLWVGSGLAELAGVVDLPGAATLAVTTTVGLLSPVAAAALSRRTRAACDAAGREVLRRAGHDPGTLTRQVFGGRPDPSRWARLHAREPTPSARVAAAQREGGPGVAPPLY from the coding sequence ATGGCCACCGACGAGCGGGAGGACGAGGCCCGCCTGCTCCGCGCGCGGCTGCGCGTGCTCGCCGCGCGGTCCGGTCTGCCCCTGCCGGCCCTCGACGTCGTCGAGGACCCGAGGGGCCGGCTGCTGCCCGCGACCGTGCAGGGCGGCGCCGACGGAGAAGACCACGTGGTCGTGTCCTCGACCCTGCTGCGGGAGACCCCCGACGCGCAGACCTGGCACCTGGCCACCGCCCTCGGTCACTGGGCCTCGCCGGTCCCGCGTCGCCGCCGGCGGCAGGGGTGGGTGGTCGGCGGCCTGCTGGCCACGCTGTGGGTCGGCTCCGGGCTGGCGGAGCTGGCCGGCGTCGTGGACCTGCCCGGTGCCGCGACGCTCGCCGTCACCACCACCGTCGGCCTGCTGTCCCCGGTCGCCGCCGCAGCCCTGTCCCGCCGGACCCGGGCCGCCTGCGACGCGGCGGGCCGGGAGGTGCTCAGGCGGGCGGGCCACGACCCCGGCACGCTCACCCGGCAGGTGTTCGGGGGCCGGCCCGACCCGTCGAGGTGGGCCCGGCTGCACGCGCGGGAGCCCACCCCGAGTGCGCGGGTGGCCGCCGCGCAGCGGGAGGGCGGTCCGGGCGTCGCCCCGCCGCTGTACTGA
- a CDS encoding helix-turn-helix transcriptional regulator — protein sequence MSGERPGADAVYNRIALLRAEGGVTRRELADALGVHYQTVGYLERGEYNPSLHLALRIAEFFGLPVEVVFSTRPFPRISDAHAPEPPAAAG from the coding sequence GTGAGCGGCGAGCGACCCGGCGCGGACGCCGTCTACAACCGGATCGCGCTGCTGCGCGCCGAGGGCGGCGTGACGCGGCGCGAGCTGGCCGACGCGCTGGGCGTGCACTACCAGACGGTCGGCTACCTGGAGCGCGGCGAGTACAACCCCAGCCTGCACCTGGCACTGCGCATCGCGGAGTTCTTCGGTCTGCCGGTGGAGGTGGTCTTCTCCACCCGCCCCTTCCCGCGGATCAGCGACGCCCACGCCCCGGAGCCACCCGCCGCCGCCGGCTGA